Proteins from a genomic interval of Treponema succinifaciens DSM 2489:
- a CDS encoding carbohydrate ABC transporter permease, translated as MKSKSLERKYKIAGWYFVMPASLLIFLFSFIPMVRAFILSLQSGVGNNLSFCGIKNYVRLFQDEKFIASLKNVIIYFAFQVPIMLFIAIILACILNDKKLKFKGLFRTIIFLPCATSLVASALIFKSLFALDGLVNVLLVNHHFISQPINWLTHPVWAKVIVIFTITWRWTGYNTVFFLAGLQGIEYSIYEAARIDGASTVQTFFRITLPQLKPVVLLTAIMSTNGTLQLFDEVKNLTGGGPGNATITISQYIYDLSFKYNPQFGYAAAVSYAILIIVALLSFIQIILADRKEK; from the coding sequence ATGAAAAGTAAATCGCTTGAGCGCAAATACAAAATTGCCGGATGGTATTTTGTAATGCCCGCTTCGCTTTTGATTTTTCTTTTTAGCTTTATTCCGATGGTCAGGGCTTTTATTCTTTCACTTCAGTCTGGAGTTGGAAACAATTTAAGTTTCTGCGGAATTAAAAACTACGTCAGGCTTTTTCAGGATGAGAAATTTATCGCTTCTCTGAAAAACGTAATTATATATTTTGCTTTTCAAGTTCCAATAATGCTTTTTATCGCCATTATTCTAGCTTGTATTCTTAATGACAAAAAACTGAAATTCAAGGGGCTTTTTAGAACTATAATTTTTCTTCCGTGCGCGACTTCACTTGTAGCTTCCGCCCTTATCTTTAAATCTCTTTTTGCGCTGGACGGACTTGTAAACGTTCTGCTAGTAAACCACCATTTTATTTCTCAGCCAATCAACTGGCTCACTCATCCTGTGTGGGCAAAGGTCATTGTAATTTTTACGATTACCTGGAGATGGACTGGATACAACACCGTGTTTTTTCTTGCGGGACTTCAGGGAATTGAATACAGCATTTACGAGGCTGCAAGAATCGACGGAGCTTCAACAGTCCAGACATTCTTTAGAATAACGCTTCCGCAGTTAAAGCCTGTTGTTCTTCTTACAGCAATCATGTCAACAAACGGAACTTTGCAGCTCTTCGATGAAGTAAAGAATTTGACTGGCGGCGGACCTGGAAACGCGACAATCACAATTTCGCAGTACATCTACGATTTGTCATTCAAGTACAATCCGCAGTTTGGATATGCAGCGGCAGTTTCTTACGCGATTCTTATAATCGTTGCGCTGCTTTCATTTATTCAGATTATTCTTGCTGACAGGAAGGAAAAATGA